One genomic region from Prunus persica cultivar Lovell chromosome G3, Prunus_persica_NCBIv2, whole genome shotgun sequence encodes:
- the LOC18784040 gene encoding uncharacterized protein LOC18784040 isoform X2: MMLKNLMEEKQLNFNQPLLSVRRFSATVVSSEADEKRKAEKSLPKLPPLPVYKSELKSGPVRNPGTVPFVWEQIPGRPKDERKSPNQALEWLPTAPKLPPGRVSKVKKQATDKGSECTTAAQSPTGNVLSNSQNVSTLDTKEVTKYDSSKVEMEDKGIAGSDDGDETYLDALSRSESFFMNCSISGLSGLDGLDIKPSGTFSTDPQTRDFMMGRFLPAAKALASETPQYASRKQPVAREQPLLQEQPSGMKKVVSGDKQHPLNQHRPKDLPHYVQDIAGDKSEDEGMRVQAQLPISSVRRVRAKSSYAISYREAKKEHSLGDSSEKRLMSGHPEGRVPEDKNDLIHESNQITNRSDCQKLDGSPMYRRLQGSGISPYRNECSQHEEKGFLGIPEKAKNSREANSSGKYRKCHNNFQELLAAENVAELEMGPGSPVVEKTLYIDSVQTVKSPCSSDTKGRIIDYRGNGFEIREKRDKVEEITHSVESSFQDTEHLGDGNEKAIVRHKSLEFPDSSFLSSSGRSSDDVQTDIRIGYIPNQDLIQHSSQVTSSKGADQEKLNLESKQLVKSGDRENFVGLTPDCSTLTSTKLAGEKKIGLESQQSRQSGREDSSHGHVQNSVSLTNSKLANRGKIDLESHRLLKLGNQESPRGNKVPLPLGPPLPKSPSESWLKRTLPSISSRSSSSQSSLGSRSYTSSQASKTSSLDPKWETIVKTSKPHHGHLRFSEELLTPIPEA, translated from the exons ATGATGCTAAAGAATCTGATGGAAGAGAAGCAGTTGAACTTCAATCAGCCACTTCTATCTGTGAGACGATTTTCAGCGACAGTGGTCTCCTCAGAAGCtgatgaaaaaagaaaggctGAAAAGTCCCTACCCAAACTACCTCCCCTTCCTGTTTACAAATCAGAGTTGAAATCAGGTCCCGTGAGGAACCCAGGAACTGTTCCTTTTGTATGGGAGCAAATCCCAGGAAGACCCAAGGATGAAAGAAAATCACCAAATCAAGCTCTTGAATGGCTTCCCACTGCACCAAAGCTTCCGCCTGGAAGGGTTTCAAAGGTTAAGAAGCAAGCAACGGATAAAGGTTCTGAATGTACAACTGCTGCTCAATCACCAACTGGAAATGTACTTTCCAATTCTCAAAATGTTTCAACCTTGGATACAAAAGAAGTTACTAAATATGACAGCTCCAAAGTGGAGATGGAGGATAAGGGTATTGCTGGTTCAGACGATGGCGATGAGACCTATTTAGATGCACTTTCTAGGAGTGAATCATTCTTTATGAACTGTAGTATAAGTGGTTTGAGTGGACTGGATGGTCTAGATATCAAACCATCTGGAACCTTCTCAACAGATCCACAGACTCGGGATTTCATGATGGGCCGGTTCTTGCCTGCAGCAAAAGCTCTGGCTTCAGAAACACCTCAATATGCTAGCAGGAAGCAACCAGTTGCCCGAGAGCAACCACTTTTGCAAGAGCAACCAAGTGGGATGAAGAAGGTAGTAAGTGGGGATAAGCAACATCCACTTAATCAACATAGGCCAAAGGATTTGCCACATTATGTTCAAGATATAGCTGGGGACAAAAGTGAGGATGAAG GTATGAGAGTGCAAGCGCAATTACCCATTTCTTCAGTTAGGAGAGTGCGGGCTAAATCTTCTTATGCCATTTCGTACAGAGAAGCTAAAAAAGAG CATTCTCTGGGTGATTCATCTGAAAAAAGATTAATGAGTGGACATCCGGAAGGTAGggtgcctgaggataagaacGATTTGATACATGAATCCAATCAGATCACCAACAGAAGTGATTGTCAGAAATTAGATGGGTCACCTATGTACAGGCGTCTACAGGGTAGTGGCATATCACCCTACCGAAATGAATGTTCTCAGCATGAAGAAAAAGGTTTTCTTGGTATTCCCGAAAAAGCTAAGAATTCCAGAGAAGCTAATAGCTCTGGCAAATATCGAAAATGCCACAACAATTTTCAGGAATTATTGGCTGCCGAGAATGTTGCCGAGTTGGAAATGGGCCCAGGGAGTCCTGTGGTTGAGAAGACTCTGTATATTGATTCAGTACAAACTGTAAAATCTCCATGTTCCTCAGATACAAAGGGCCGTATTATTGATTACAGAGGGAATGGTTTTGAAATTCGTGAGAAAAGGGATAAAGTGGAAGAAATAACCCATTCAGTAGAGTCTTCATTCCAAGATACTGAGCACTTGGGTGATGGGAATGAAAAGGCAATAGTGCGGCATAAAAGTTTGGAGTTTCCTGACTCCAGCTTTCTATCTTCTTCTGGCAGATCCAGTGATGATGTGCAAACCGACATTAGAATTGGTTATATACCAAATCAGGATCTTATTCAACATTCTAGCCAAGTGACAAGCTCAAAAGGTGCTGATCAAGAGAAGTTAAATTTAGAAAGCAAACAGTTAGTGAAATCAGGTGATAGGGAAAATTTTGTTGGCCTTACTCCGGATTGTTCTACATTGACAAGCACAAAACTGGCTGGTGAGAAAAAGATTGGTTTAGAAAGCCAACAGTCTAGGCAATCAGGTAGAGAAGACAGTTCTCATGGCCATGTTCAGAATTCAGTTTCATTGACCAACTCGAAACTGGCCAATAGGGGGAAGATTGATTTAGAAAGTCACCGGCTTCTGAAACTTGGTAACCAAGAAAGTCCCCGGGGAAACAAAGTACCACTGCCTCTTGGACCGCCTTTACCAAAATCTCCATCAGAGTCTTGGCTAAAGCGTACCTTACCTAGTATTTCCTCCAGGAGTTCATCTTCACAGTCTTCTCTTGGTTCGCGGAGTTATACTAGCAGTCAGGCTTCCAAGACTTCTTCTCTTGATCCCAAGTGGGAGACAATTGTTAAAACTTCTAAACCACACCATGGACATTTGCGGTTTTCAGAG GAGCTTCTGACACCTATACCGGAAGCTTAG
- the LOC18784040 gene encoding uncharacterized protein LOC18784040 isoform X1 — MMLKNLMEEKQLNFNQPLLSVRRFSATVVSSEADEKRKAEKSLPKLPPLPVYKSELKSGPVRNPGTVPFVWEQIPGRPKDERKSPNQALEWLPTAPKLPPGRVSKVKKQATDKGSECTTAAQSPTGNVLSNSQNVSTLDTKEVTKYDSSKVEMEDKGIAGSDDGDETYLDALSRSESFFMNCSISGLSGLDGLDIKPSGTFSTDPQTRDFMMGRFLPAAKALASETPQYASRKQPVAREQPLLQEQPSGMKKVVSGDKQHPLNQHRPKDLPHYVQDIAGDKSEDEGMRVQAQLPISSVRRVRAKSSYAISYREAKKEHSLGDSSEKRLMSGHPEGRVPEDKNDLIHESNQITNRSDCQKLDGSPMYRRLQGSGISPYRNECSQHEEKGFLGIPEKAKNSREANSSGKYRKCHNNFQELLAAENVAELEMGPGSPVVEKTLYIDSVQTVKSPCSSDTKGRIIDYRGNGFEIREKRDKVEEITHSVESSFQDTEHLGDGNEKAIVRHKSLEFPDSSFLSSSGRSSDDVQTDIRIGYIPNQDLIQHSSQVTSSKGADQEKLNLESKQLVKSGDRENFVGLTPDCSTLTSTKLAGEKKIGLESQQSRQSGREDSSHGHVQNSVSLTNSKLANRGKIDLESHRLLKLGNQESPRGNKVPLPLGPPLPKSPSESWLKRTLPSISSRSSSSQSSLGSRSYTSSQASKTSSLDPKWETIVKTSKPHHGHLRFSEVVLNSKPSWL, encoded by the exons ATGATGCTAAAGAATCTGATGGAAGAGAAGCAGTTGAACTTCAATCAGCCACTTCTATCTGTGAGACGATTTTCAGCGACAGTGGTCTCCTCAGAAGCtgatgaaaaaagaaaggctGAAAAGTCCCTACCCAAACTACCTCCCCTTCCTGTTTACAAATCAGAGTTGAAATCAGGTCCCGTGAGGAACCCAGGAACTGTTCCTTTTGTATGGGAGCAAATCCCAGGAAGACCCAAGGATGAAAGAAAATCACCAAATCAAGCTCTTGAATGGCTTCCCACTGCACCAAAGCTTCCGCCTGGAAGGGTTTCAAAGGTTAAGAAGCAAGCAACGGATAAAGGTTCTGAATGTACAACTGCTGCTCAATCACCAACTGGAAATGTACTTTCCAATTCTCAAAATGTTTCAACCTTGGATACAAAAGAAGTTACTAAATATGACAGCTCCAAAGTGGAGATGGAGGATAAGGGTATTGCTGGTTCAGACGATGGCGATGAGACCTATTTAGATGCACTTTCTAGGAGTGAATCATTCTTTATGAACTGTAGTATAAGTGGTTTGAGTGGACTGGATGGTCTAGATATCAAACCATCTGGAACCTTCTCAACAGATCCACAGACTCGGGATTTCATGATGGGCCGGTTCTTGCCTGCAGCAAAAGCTCTGGCTTCAGAAACACCTCAATATGCTAGCAGGAAGCAACCAGTTGCCCGAGAGCAACCACTTTTGCAAGAGCAACCAAGTGGGATGAAGAAGGTAGTAAGTGGGGATAAGCAACATCCACTTAATCAACATAGGCCAAAGGATTTGCCACATTATGTTCAAGATATAGCTGGGGACAAAAGTGAGGATGAAG GTATGAGAGTGCAAGCGCAATTACCCATTTCTTCAGTTAGGAGAGTGCGGGCTAAATCTTCTTATGCCATTTCGTACAGAGAAGCTAAAAAAGAG CATTCTCTGGGTGATTCATCTGAAAAAAGATTAATGAGTGGACATCCGGAAGGTAGggtgcctgaggataagaacGATTTGATACATGAATCCAATCAGATCACCAACAGAAGTGATTGTCAGAAATTAGATGGGTCACCTATGTACAGGCGTCTACAGGGTAGTGGCATATCACCCTACCGAAATGAATGTTCTCAGCATGAAGAAAAAGGTTTTCTTGGTATTCCCGAAAAAGCTAAGAATTCCAGAGAAGCTAATAGCTCTGGCAAATATCGAAAATGCCACAACAATTTTCAGGAATTATTGGCTGCCGAGAATGTTGCCGAGTTGGAAATGGGCCCAGGGAGTCCTGTGGTTGAGAAGACTCTGTATATTGATTCAGTACAAACTGTAAAATCTCCATGTTCCTCAGATACAAAGGGCCGTATTATTGATTACAGAGGGAATGGTTTTGAAATTCGTGAGAAAAGGGATAAAGTGGAAGAAATAACCCATTCAGTAGAGTCTTCATTCCAAGATACTGAGCACTTGGGTGATGGGAATGAAAAGGCAATAGTGCGGCATAAAAGTTTGGAGTTTCCTGACTCCAGCTTTCTATCTTCTTCTGGCAGATCCAGTGATGATGTGCAAACCGACATTAGAATTGGTTATATACCAAATCAGGATCTTATTCAACATTCTAGCCAAGTGACAAGCTCAAAAGGTGCTGATCAAGAGAAGTTAAATTTAGAAAGCAAACAGTTAGTGAAATCAGGTGATAGGGAAAATTTTGTTGGCCTTACTCCGGATTGTTCTACATTGACAAGCACAAAACTGGCTGGTGAGAAAAAGATTGGTTTAGAAAGCCAACAGTCTAGGCAATCAGGTAGAGAAGACAGTTCTCATGGCCATGTTCAGAATTCAGTTTCATTGACCAACTCGAAACTGGCCAATAGGGGGAAGATTGATTTAGAAAGTCACCGGCTTCTGAAACTTGGTAACCAAGAAAGTCCCCGGGGAAACAAAGTACCACTGCCTCTTGGACCGCCTTTACCAAAATCTCCATCAGAGTCTTGGCTAAAGCGTACCTTACCTAGTATTTCCTCCAGGAGTTCATCTTCACAGTCTTCTCTTGGTTCGCGGAGTTATACTAGCAGTCAGGCTTCCAAGACTTCTTCTCTTGATCCCAAGTGGGAGACAATTGTTAAAACTTCTAAACCACACCATGGACATTTGCGGTTTTCAGAGGTAGTTCTCAACTCTAAACCTTCCTGGCTTTAG